From the genome of Rhodohalobacter mucosus, one region includes:
- a CDS encoding PIN domain-containing protein, with translation MSRYRVLVDSSVWIEYFKSGGFDKLDRLIVEDLACINELILTELAPALLLKIETELLEGLQAIEMIPLNVDWDIVRGYQLMNLKNGINKVGIPDLIILQQVIDEKITLFSLDKHFKLMQGQLNFDLISE, from the coding sequence ATGTCAAGGTACAGGGTGCTGGTCGACAGCTCGGTATGGATTGAGTATTTCAAGTCCGGCGGATTCGATAAGCTGGACCGTCTAATTGTGGAAGACCTGGCGTGCATCAATGAACTGATCCTGACCGAACTGGCTCCGGCGTTGCTGCTAAAAATCGAAACAGAACTTCTTGAGGGGTTGCAGGCCATAGAGATGATTCCGCTAAACGTTGACTGGGACATTGTTCGCGGCTACCAGCTGATGAATTTGAAAAACGGGATCAATAAAGTCGGGATACCGGATCTGATCATTTTGCAGCAGGTTATCGATGAAAAAATCACCCTGTTCAGCCTCGATAAGCATTTTAAGCTGATGCAGGGTCAGCTGAATTTCGATTTGATATCAGAATGA
- a CDS encoding type II toxin-antitoxin system VapB family antitoxin, with product MRTTLDIPKKLMDEAMKATGAKTKSQLIKDALQAEIDRVKRKRLIARKGTVDLDIDLDTLRDRS from the coding sequence ATGAGAACCACATTGGACATACCCAAGAAATTAATGGACGAAGCCATGAAGGCAACGGGTGCAAAAACGAAGAGCCAGTTGATCAAGGATGCACTTCAGGCTGAAATTGACCGCGTTAAACGGAAACGGCTGATTGCCAGGAAGGGAACCGTGGACCTGGATATTGACCTGGATACCCTCAGAGACCGGAGCTGA
- the glpK gene encoding glycerol kinase GlpK, with product MADQYILALDQGTTSSRAIVFDKKGSIVNVAQKEFKQHYPKAGWVEHDGNEIWSTQAGVAAEAITGAGLNGTNIAAIGITNQRETTLIWDRKTGKPVYHAIVWQDRRTSDYCDKLKKQDGLIEKVQQKTGLILDSYFSATKIKWILDNVEGVRERAEKGELAFGTMDTWIIWNFTRGEHHITDVTNASRTMIYNIHDLEWDQELLELFDIPESLLPDVKQSSEVYGETKTTIFASKVPIAGIAGDQQAALFGQRCIEKGMVKNTYGTGCFMIMNTGEKTIKSENNLLTTIGWQVDGKVTYALEGSIFIAGAVVQWLRDELGIIRKSADVEKLAASVDDNDGVYLVPAFAGLGAPHWDQHARGTMVGLTRGSNSGHIARAALEGIAYQVMDVLKAMEADSGIDIQELRVDGGATANNLLMQFQSDILQSPVIRPKTLETTALGAAYLAGLAVGYWKDHEEINDQWQVDRKFEAEMDRSHAEDLIAGWDRALKAAKAWSGER from the coding sequence ATGGCCGACCAGTACATCCTCGCCCTCGACCAGGGAACCACCAGCTCACGGGCAATCGTATTCGACAAAAAGGGAAGCATTGTCAACGTTGCCCAGAAAGAGTTCAAACAGCACTACCCGAAGGCAGGATGGGTGGAACATGACGGCAACGAGATCTGGAGCACCCAGGCCGGGGTGGCTGCCGAGGCGATTACCGGAGCGGGACTCAACGGCACCAACATCGCCGCCATCGGCATTACCAACCAGCGCGAAACCACCCTGATCTGGGACCGCAAGACGGGCAAGCCTGTCTACCACGCCATTGTCTGGCAGGATCGCCGTACTTCCGACTACTGCGACAAGCTGAAAAAGCAGGACGGACTGATCGAAAAGGTCCAGCAGAAAACCGGGCTGATTCTCGACTCCTATTTCTCCGCCACCAAGATCAAATGGATTCTGGATAACGTGGAGGGCGTTCGTGAACGAGCCGAAAAGGGCGAGCTGGCTTTTGGCACCATGGACACATGGATCATCTGGAATTTTACCCGGGGCGAGCACCACATCACCGACGTGACCAACGCTTCCCGCACCATGATTTACAACATCCACGACCTGGAGTGGGACCAGGAACTGCTGGAGCTGTTTGATATCCCCGAAAGCCTGCTGCCGGACGTAAAGCAGTCGAGCGAGGTATACGGAGAAACCAAGACCACGATTTTCGCCTCAAAAGTGCCCATTGCGGGCATTGCGGGTGATCAGCAGGCCGCCCTGTTTGGTCAGCGCTGTATCGAAAAAGGCATGGTGAAGAACACCTACGGCACCGGCTGCTTTATGATTATGAATACCGGTGAAAAAACCATCAAATCTGAGAACAACCTGCTCACCACGATCGGCTGGCAGGTGGACGGCAAGGTGACCTACGCCCTGGAAGGAAGCATTTTCATCGCGGGAGCCGTGGTGCAGTGGCTTCGCGATGAACTGGGCATTATCCGCAAATCGGCCGACGTGGAAAAGCTGGCCGCATCGGTGGATGACAATGACGGTGTGTATCTCGTACCGGCCTTCGCGGGCCTGGGCGCCCCGCATTGGGACCAGCACGCACGCGGCACCATGGTTGGCCTCACACGAGGATCCAACTCCGGCCACATCGCACGGGCCGCCCTCGAGGGCATCGCCTACCAGGTGATGGATGTGCTGAAAGCGATGGAGGCCGACTCCGGGATCGATATTCAGGAACTGCGTGTGGACGGGGGCGCAACTGCCAATAACCTGCTGATGCAGTTTCAGTCGGATATTCTGCAGTCACCCGTGATTCGTCCCAAGACCCTGGAAACCACCGCACTCGGCGCCGCCTACCTGGCCGGACTGGCCGTCGGCTACTGGAAAGACCATGAGGAGATCAATGATCAGTGGCAGGTGGACCGCAAATTTGAAGCAGAGATGGATCGCAGCCATGCCGAAGACCTGATCGCCGGCTGGGACCGCGCACTCAAAGCCGCCAAAGCATGGTCCGGGGAAAGATAG
- a CDS encoding glycerol-3-phosphate dehydrogenase/oxidase: MQRQRMLDQAKNKPGYFDVIIIGGGATGLGAAVDSASRGYSTLLLEQHDFAKGTSSRSTKLVHGGVRYLQQGNVTLVLEALRERGLLIQNAPHLVRNQSFIVPNYDWWEGPFYGVGMKVYDMLAGKLGLGPSKNLSLKETIKHLPTLEQEGLRGGVIYYDGQFDDSRMAVNLAQTAAEHGALLVNYAKVTGLIKSNNMVDGVAVRDQLTGDEFELNARVVVNATGVFTDNVLKMDDQEARTMIAPSQGVHLVIDKEFSPGESAIMVPHTDDGRVLFAVPWNGKIVVGTTDTPVDDPDLEPKAMEEEIDFILKHATQYLTGNPTRKDVRSVFAGLRPLVKAGDGKDTASLSRDHTLIVSKSGLVTITGGKWTTYRKMAQDTIDQAATVAGLNVQECVTENLRIHGWLKNVDKEDPLYHYGSDRVEIEKLIKEKPELGEKLHERLPYLKAEVIWGVRNEMAMTVEDVLSRRTRALLLDAQASVDAAREVAELMAGEMEQNGDWIAQQVKEYEALADAYILK, encoded by the coding sequence ATGCAACGACAACGAATGCTCGACCAGGCAAAGAACAAACCCGGATATTTTGACGTGATTATCATTGGAGGGGGCGCAACGGGCCTGGGTGCGGCCGTGGATTCGGCCAGCCGGGGCTACAGCACGCTTCTGCTGGAGCAGCACGACTTTGCCAAGGGAACGTCAAGCCGGTCCACCAAGCTGGTGCACGGCGGGGTTCGATATCTGCAGCAGGGCAATGTTACGCTCGTACTGGAAGCCCTGCGAGAGCGCGGACTGCTTATCCAGAACGCCCCTCACCTGGTGCGGAATCAATCGTTCATCGTACCCAACTACGACTGGTGGGAAGGGCCGTTTTACGGCGTGGGAATGAAAGTGTACGACATGCTCGCCGGCAAGCTGGGGCTGGGTCCGTCAAAGAATCTCTCCCTCAAGGAGACCATAAAGCATCTGCCCACGCTGGAGCAGGAAGGTCTGCGCGGCGGGGTGATCTATTATGACGGGCAGTTCGATGACTCCCGCATGGCCGTGAACCTGGCCCAGACGGCGGCGGAACACGGAGCGCTGCTGGTGAACTATGCAAAAGTGACCGGGCTGATCAAATCCAACAACATGGTGGACGGTGTGGCCGTCAGGGATCAGCTGACCGGGGATGAGTTTGAGCTGAATGCACGGGTTGTGGTCAACGCCACCGGCGTCTTTACCGACAACGTACTGAAGATGGACGATCAGGAAGCCAGAACGATGATCGCCCCCAGCCAGGGCGTTCACCTGGTGATCGACAAGGAGTTTTCGCCGGGCGAGTCGGCCATCATGGTTCCACACACCGATGACGGACGCGTGCTTTTTGCGGTTCCATGGAACGGCAAAATCGTGGTAGGCACCACGGATACGCCGGTTGACGATCCGGATCTGGAGCCGAAAGCCATGGAAGAGGAAATTGATTTTATACTGAAGCACGCCACGCAGTACCTCACCGGAAATCCAACCCGGAAAGATGTTCGAAGCGTGTTTGCGGGACTGCGTCCGCTGGTAAAAGCGGGCGACGGAAAAGACACCGCCTCCCTCTCCCGCGATCATACGCTGATCGTATCCAAATCCGGACTGGTCACCATCACCGGAGGCAAATGGACCACCTACCGGAAAATGGCCCAGGACACCATCGATCAGGCCGCAACGGTAGCCGGACTGAATGTGCAGGAATGCGTCACCGAAAACCTGCGTATCCATGGATGGCTGAAGAACGTAGACAAGGAAGACCCTCTGTACCACTACGGATCAGACCGTGTGGAGATTGAAAAACTGATCAAGGAGAAGCCGGAACTGGGAGAGAAGCTGCATGAACGTCTCCCCTACCTTAAGGCAGAGGTGATCTGGGGTGTTCGAAATGAGATGGCCATGACCGTGGAAGATGTGCTCTCCCGCCGCACGCGTGCACTGCTTCTGGATGCACAGGCAAGCGTGGATGCCGCCCGGGAAGTGGCCGAGCTGATGGCCGGCGAGATGGAGCAGAACGGCGACTGGATCGCGCAGCAGGTGAAAGAGTATGAAGCCCTGGCCGATGCCTATATCCTGAAGTAA
- a CDS encoding sensor histidine kinase yields MVNRGEKGNINIIDSMRIGTKLLLSFLTVALLVLITGGLSYYLSNEIKNDLIRESSSTAVQLQKLTEMSVQLQNSLLYTRNYLTERGKQRAGDQSLSVAAQIRQSEEIAIHSLNNFESELRELSSEGIDTSRTDSGEIGMQQEIISLTDSLQQSFSYYDTLIREMFDLEREASFGDEMFNVTIEPYFRNTLLPILLQLRSAYYERVDLQLDNLQEVAATTVRNIVFYSALAFIIALLLALLVYRSISRPIKKLTITAKELGDGDLSRRIELTTKDELANLADTFNKMAENLSQSMVSRSYVNNIIQSMGEMLIVTDREGNIKMVNRAVGEKLGFDPEELTGDSFWHLLAGEEREAIKENVTTNRKSGGPIETRFVSRRGDIIPVNLSYTFLTNQMEEESCIYVASDISMQKEAEEKISESLKEKNVLLAEIHHRVKNNLAVISGLIEMQVWNVEDEEIRSVLRDSQLRIQSIALVHEKLYQTDNFADIQVSEYIKELVYGIADSFSDPDKEIKNTFQCENVSMNINQAIPFSLLLNEGVVNAYKHAFVGLSEGELNVSLRQQDNTIFLTITDDGVGIAEEGYMPPNPSLGMKLIETLSHQLDGEYKLKPGPDGGTIFEVTFPAA; encoded by the coding sequence TTGGTTAATCGGGGAGAGAAAGGAAATATCAATATCATCGACTCCATGAGAATCGGTACAAAATTACTCCTGAGCTTTCTGACCGTAGCTCTTCTTGTGCTCATTACAGGCGGGTTGTCGTACTACCTCAGCAATGAGATCAAGAACGATCTGATCAGGGAAAGCAGCAGTACCGCCGTACAGCTCCAGAAGCTCACTGAGATGTCTGTGCAGCTTCAGAATTCACTTCTCTACACGAGAAACTACCTCACAGAGAGGGGCAAGCAGCGGGCCGGTGATCAATCCCTTTCTGTTGCGGCACAAATACGGCAGTCGGAAGAGATCGCCATTCACAGCCTGAACAACTTTGAAAGTGAGCTCAGGGAGCTTTCCTCAGAAGGAATAGATACCTCGCGTACAGACAGTGGTGAAATCGGAATGCAGCAGGAGATTATCAGCCTGACCGACTCGCTTCAGCAGTCGTTTTCCTATTACGATACTCTGATAAGAGAAATGTTCGATCTGGAAAGAGAGGCATCTTTCGGAGATGAGATGTTCAATGTTACCATAGAACCCTATTTCAGGAATACACTTCTTCCGATACTGCTTCAGCTCAGATCGGCGTACTACGAGCGGGTAGACCTTCAGCTCGATAACCTGCAGGAGGTTGCGGCAACCACGGTACGGAACATCGTTTTTTATTCTGCGCTGGCTTTTATTATAGCACTTTTGCTCGCCCTGCTTGTTTACAGATCTATATCCAGGCCTATTAAAAAGCTTACCATCACTGCCAAAGAGCTGGGAGACGGAGACCTGTCGAGGAGAATTGAGCTGACAACAAAGGATGAGCTGGCTAATTTGGCCGACACATTCAACAAGATGGCTGAAAATCTGAGTCAAAGCATGGTTTCGCGATCCTATGTGAACAATATCATCCAGTCGATGGGTGAGATGCTGATTGTAACCGATCGTGAAGGGAATATCAAAATGGTGAACAGAGCCGTTGGTGAAAAACTCGGCTTTGATCCGGAAGAGCTCACGGGTGACAGTTTCTGGCATCTGCTGGCAGGAGAAGAGAGGGAAGCTATCAAAGAGAATGTTACCACGAACCGTAAATCGGGCGGTCCGATAGAAACGAGATTTGTGTCGCGTCGCGGAGACATTATTCCTGTAAACCTTTCATACACCTTTCTTACCAATCAGATGGAAGAGGAGAGCTGCATTTATGTAGCCAGTGATATTTCCATGCAAAAAGAGGCGGAAGAGAAAATCAGTGAGTCGCTGAAAGAGAAAAACGTTCTCCTGGCTGAAATTCATCATCGGGTGAAGAATAATCTGGCCGTGATTTCAGGGCTGATCGAGATGCAGGTATGGAATGTGGAGGATGAAGAGATACGCAGCGTGCTTCGCGACAGTCAGCTTCGGATACAGTCGATAGCCCTTGTCCATGAAAAGCTCTATCAAACCGATAATTTTGCCGATATCCAGGTCTCCGAATATATTAAGGAGCTGGTTTATGGGATTGCCGATTCGTTCAGTGATCCGGATAAAGAGATTAAAAACACGTTTCAGTGTGAGAATGTGAGCATGAATATCAACCAGGCCATACCATTCTCGTTGCTTCTCAATGAGGGAGTGGTGAACGCCTATAAACATGCATTTGTAGGACTCAGCGAAGGTGAGCTGAATGTTTCACTTCGTCAGCAGGATAATACAATCTTTCTGACCATTACTGACGACGGAGTAGGTATCGCGGAAGAGGGGTATATGCCTCCGAATCCGTCTCTTGGAATGAAACTGATCGAAACACTGTCGCATCAGCTTGACGGAGAGTATAAGCTGAAACCGGGTCCGGACGGTGGTACAATTTTTGAAGTGACGTTTCCTGCGGCATAG
- a CDS encoding alpha-ketoacid dehydrogenase subunit alpha/beta: MSKKSKSGQININWKQAADLMLLSRAIDDLEESELVPAKKILYQFSARGHELAQILLGMHLNDPNDAASAYYRSRPLMLTLGLTPEDALASGMAKSGGYSDGRDIGVVCNRPDRDGVKVLPMAGDVGSQYTPAAGWAQAIEYRKNVLEQDEYSEAISVILGGDGSVATNGFWSCLTMATTMNLPVLFFIEDNGYGISVSSEFQTPGANIANNLYSFKNLRIFDGDGTDPEEAAKLIGQSVQYVRGRKGPALIRLTVPRLNGHSYQDNQSYKEESEIEEEQQNDPLNKLKSFLVPDTVSEEEWEEMAEKNRKTARKASEDAWNRSDPEKENIKKYVFFEDTGELQLIGGLLPEGVETPKGSEEPVSEKQRINIVEGVRRTLDKELELNDRLVVFGEDVGAKGGVHAATMGLQTSYGDQRVFDTSLSEEGIIGRAVGMAYAGLMPVAEIQFRKYADPATEQIKNTGTTRWRTANRFAAPMVVRMPGGFAKCGDPWHSESNEVFFAHIVGWQIAYPSNAEDAVGLLRSAMRSNNPTIFFEHRNLLDSKYARKPYPGDEFIVPFGKARKLREGDELTIITWGAMCERCEQAAEETGVSADIIDLRTIIPWDREMVYESVSKTNKCLIVHEDTRTAGFGSEISSDISDTQFRHLDAPVQRLTMPDIPMPYNVGLMNHVLPSVEKISNKIGEILSY, from the coding sequence ATGAGCAAAAAAAGTAAAAGCGGTCAGATCAATATAAACTGGAAACAAGCAGCCGATTTGATGCTGCTGTCGCGCGCTATAGACGACCTGGAAGAGAGTGAACTGGTACCCGCAAAAAAGATTCTTTATCAGTTCTCCGCACGCGGACATGAGCTGGCTCAGATCCTGCTGGGTATGCACCTCAACGATCCAAACGATGCAGCCAGTGCATACTACAGGTCGCGTCCGCTGATGCTCACTTTGGGGCTTACTCCGGAAGACGCCCTTGCGTCCGGTATGGCAAAGTCAGGCGGCTACAGCGACGGACGCGATATCGGAGTGGTATGCAACCGTCCCGACCGTGACGGGGTGAAGGTGCTGCCCATGGCCGGGGATGTAGGCTCGCAGTACACGCCGGCTGCCGGCTGGGCTCAGGCCATTGAATACCGGAAGAACGTACTAGAACAGGATGAGTATTCGGAAGCCATTTCCGTGATCCTGGGCGGTGACGGTTCTGTGGCAACCAATGGGTTCTGGTCGTGCCTCACCATGGCGACTACGATGAATTTGCCCGTTCTGTTTTTTATAGAGGATAACGGCTACGGCATTTCAGTCAGCAGCGAATTCCAGACTCCGGGAGCCAATATTGCCAACAACCTCTACTCTTTCAAAAACCTCCGCATTTTTGACGGCGACGGTACCGACCCGGAGGAAGCTGCAAAGCTGATCGGACAGTCGGTACAGTACGTACGCGGCAGAAAAGGACCGGCTCTTATCCGCCTGACAGTACCGCGCCTGAACGGGCACTCTTACCAGGATAACCAATCATACAAGGAGGAATCAGAAATTGAGGAAGAGCAACAAAACGACCCGCTAAACAAGCTAAAATCGTTTTTGGTACCTGATACGGTTTCCGAAGAGGAGTGGGAGGAGATGGCGGAGAAGAATCGCAAAACGGCACGCAAGGCCTCTGAGGACGCATGGAATCGATCCGATCCCGAAAAGGAAAACATAAAAAAGTATGTCTTTTTTGAGGATACCGGAGAACTTCAGCTGATTGGGGGGCTGTTGCCGGAAGGGGTCGAAACGCCGAAGGGATCGGAAGAACCGGTTTCGGAAAAACAACGCATCAATATTGTGGAAGGAGTTCGCAGAACCCTCGATAAAGAGCTGGAGCTGAACGATAGACTGGTCGTTTTCGGTGAGGATGTAGGTGCAAAAGGCGGCGTGCATGCGGCAACAATGGGCCTTCAAACCTCATACGGAGACCAGCGAGTGTTTGATACCAGCCTCTCAGAGGAGGGGATTATCGGGCGGGCGGTAGGAATGGCCTATGCGGGATTGATGCCTGTTGCCGAGATTCAGTTTCGCAAGTATGCCGATCCCGCAACCGAGCAGATCAAAAATACGGGCACCACGCGATGGCGCACTGCCAACCGCTTTGCCGCTCCCATGGTGGTTCGGATGCCGGGCGGTTTTGCAAAGTGCGGGGATCCGTGGCACAGTGAATCGAATGAGGTCTTTTTTGCACACATCGTTGGCTGGCAGATCGCCTATCCATCAAACGCGGAAGATGCGGTTGGTTTACTGAGATCAGCCATGCGTAGCAATAATCCGACCATCTTTTTTGAACACCGAAACCTGCTCGACTCCAAATATGCGCGCAAGCCGTACCCGGGTGATGAGTTTATAGTGCCTTTCGGGAAAGCCCGAAAACTGCGTGAGGGTGATGAGCTGACCATCATCACATGGGGTGCCATGTGCGAACGATGCGAGCAGGCGGCCGAAGAGACGGGTGTTTCAGCCGATATCATCGACCTTCGGACCATTATTCCGTGGGACCGTGAGATGGTCTATGAGTCAGTTAGCAAGACCAACAAGTGTCTTATTGTGCATGAAGATACCCGAACGGCAGGGTTCGGTTCGGAAATATCGTCCGACATCTCCGACACGCAGTTCCGCCACCTGGATGCACCCGTTCAGAGGCTGACGATGCCCGATATCCCGATGCCTTATAATGTGGGCCTGATGAATCACGTGTTGCCTTCCGTTGAGAAGATATCGAATAAAATAGGAGAGATTCTTTCGTATTAA